The Longimicrobium sp. genome has a window encoding:
- a CDS encoding nucleotidyltransferase family protein, with protein MAQIPLLAEPVDADVAGGTPRDLLAACLSLRAGEPLVERLAALTAAEWEVLVARALRHEVAPLVGARLADEPGLAVPPAAARAMEEAYAATSSSNARMYRGLAEVARELGGAGIPAVVLKGAYLARGVYGDPAFRCMEDVDLLVPRPDIERAYRVLLELGYRPENHPHLEPVYACNHHLVPMQKEGELEVELHWSIDAVGHPRGGGPPASPFTLRMDDLWARVRPAGFHDAELLAFSPEDLLLHLCLHASFHHGFNITVQKLCDIAWAARAEPRVDWERVEATARAWNAAKLVAVTLRLTREILHAPIPAGLLPEVEWRPADERILPVIREYVLRAPRRDTDERARRRRVINPWLGGVTGMLGRGAE; from the coding sequence ATGGCGCAGATCCCGTTGCTGGCCGAGCCGGTGGACGCGGACGTGGCGGGCGGCACTCCCCGCGACCTGCTGGCCGCCTGCCTGTCGCTGCGAGCCGGTGAGCCCCTCGTGGAGCGGCTCGCCGCGCTGACCGCCGCCGAATGGGAGGTGCTGGTGGCGCGGGCGCTCCGTCACGAAGTGGCCCCGCTGGTGGGCGCGCGGCTCGCCGACGAGCCGGGGCTGGCGGTGCCCCCCGCCGCCGCCCGGGCGATGGAGGAGGCGTACGCGGCCACCTCGAGCTCGAACGCGCGGATGTACCGGGGGCTGGCCGAAGTGGCCCGCGAGCTGGGCGGGGCGGGAATCCCCGCGGTGGTGCTCAAGGGGGCGTACCTGGCGCGCGGCGTGTACGGCGACCCCGCCTTCCGCTGCATGGAGGACGTGGACCTGCTGGTGCCGCGCCCGGACATCGAGCGCGCGTACCGCGTCCTGCTGGAGCTGGGCTACCGTCCGGAGAACCACCCCCATCTGGAGCCGGTGTACGCGTGCAACCACCACCTCGTTCCCATGCAGAAGGAGGGGGAGCTCGAGGTGGAGCTGCACTGGTCGATCGACGCGGTGGGGCACCCGCGCGGGGGCGGACCGCCGGCGAGCCCCTTCACCCTGCGCATGGACGACCTGTGGGCGCGGGTGCGGCCGGCCGGCTTCCACGACGCGGAGCTGCTGGCGTTCTCGCCCGAAGACCTCCTCCTCCACCTGTGCCTGCACGCCTCCTTTCACCACGGCTTCAACATCACCGTCCAGAAGCTGTGCGACATCGCCTGGGCCGCGCGCGCGGAGCCGCGGGTGGACTGGGAGCGGGTGGAGGCGACGGCGCGCGCCTGGAACGCGGCCAAGCTGGTGGCGGTGACGCTGCGGCTGACGCGCGAGATCCTTCACGCGCCCATCCCGGCGGGGCTGCTGCCGGAGGTGGAGTGGAGGCCTGCCGACGAGCGCATCCTTCCCGTTATCCGCGAGTACGTGTTGCGCGCGCCCCGCCGCGACACCGACGAGCGCGCGCGCAGGCGGCGGGTCATCAACCCCTGGCTGGGGGGAGTCACGGGCATGCTGGGAAGGGGCGCGGAGTAG
- a CDS encoding class I SAM-dependent methyltransferase, with product MDDPTGWIGALLAPAGQELMAELAAEPLTAANEIRLIMRLRDKHPPELVQAAVGQAKLRARARAKFTHADRMYFTAPALEQASTERMARNHARRYAGFDRMADLCSGIGGDLIALAEGRSVLAADLDPVHSRLACINAEANGVGASVECVCADVRDLSLDGIPAAFVDPARRAGGRRFQTGSGEPSLEWCFDLAARGTALGIKAAPGLPLELAPDGWEVEFVSEGGELKESVLWSPALSTVARRATLLPSGDTLVPEDGPAVEVRLPGDYLIDPDPAVTRSGTVEELARSLDCWKIDEQIAFLSCDRDVRTPFGRTLRVEASLPWNLKQLRHVLREAGIGVVDIRKRGSAVDVDEIQRKLKLTGARAATVVLTRVSDRPWMLVCTDPPADQA from the coding sequence ATGGACGATCCGACCGGGTGGATCGGCGCGCTGCTGGCGCCCGCCGGGCAGGAGCTCATGGCGGAGCTCGCCGCGGAGCCGCTGACGGCAGCCAACGAGATCCGCCTCATCATGCGTCTGCGCGACAAGCATCCGCCGGAGCTCGTCCAGGCCGCGGTGGGGCAGGCGAAGCTCCGCGCCCGCGCCCGCGCGAAGTTCACCCACGCGGACCGGATGTACTTCACCGCGCCCGCGCTGGAGCAGGCCTCCACCGAGCGGATGGCGCGCAACCACGCGCGCCGCTACGCAGGCTTCGACCGCATGGCCGACCTGTGCAGCGGCATCGGGGGCGACCTGATCGCGCTGGCGGAGGGGCGCTCGGTGCTGGCCGCCGACCTGGACCCGGTGCACAGCCGGCTGGCGTGCATAAACGCGGAGGCCAACGGCGTGGGCGCGTCGGTGGAGTGCGTCTGCGCCGACGTGCGCGACCTCTCGCTGGATGGCATCCCCGCCGCCTTCGTGGACCCCGCCCGCCGCGCCGGCGGACGCCGCTTCCAGACGGGGAGCGGCGAGCCGTCGCTGGAATGGTGCTTCGACCTCGCCGCCCGCGGCACGGCGCTCGGCATCAAGGCCGCGCCCGGACTTCCGCTGGAGCTGGCGCCGGACGGCTGGGAAGTGGAGTTCGTGTCCGAGGGCGGCGAGCTCAAGGAGTCCGTCCTCTGGTCGCCCGCCCTGTCCACGGTGGCCCGCCGCGCCACCCTCCTCCCCTCCGGCGACACGCTGGTGCCGGAAGATGGCCCCGCCGTCGAAGTCCGCCTGCCCGGCGACTACCTGATCGACCCCGACCCCGCCGTAACCCGCTCCGGCACGGTGGAAGAGCTGGCGCGCTCGCTGGACTGCTGGAAGATCGACGAGCAGATCGCCTTCCTCTCCTGCGACCGCGACGTGCGCACCCCGTTCGGGCGCACGCTGCGGGTGGAGGCGTCGCTCCCCTGGAACCTCAAGCAGCTCCGCCACGTGCTGCGCGAGGCGGGCATCGGCGTGGTGGACATCCGCAAGCGCGGCTCGGCGGTGGACGTGGACGAGATCCAGCGCAAGCTGAAGCTCACCGGCGCCCGCGCCGCCACCGTCGTCCTCACCCGTGTCTCCGACCGCCCCTGGATGCTCGTCTGCACTGACCCGCCGGCGGATCAGGCCTGA
- a CDS encoding PAS domain-containing protein produces MKIEDALEHVSDGVVGLDAEFRVAYANGRAELLLGKRCADLVGQGWWEIFPYLVGSPAERDLRAVATGRLARHFKVFHPPRYAWHEVTAIPSGDGILLVMRDVTDVTRARQQETVREAVREVIDLAPVAISVIRGPDHRVEIVNQFARQLLGGRDLEGKTVRSVLPELEGQGLFEILDGVYTSGEPFQGSEVPIAFDRNGDGTLHHGFFNFSYQPLFSVDGRVNGVLSVSVEVTDLVLERSRLEQRAAEQEAVLSRLGGGSDRKQPA; encoded by the coding sequence ATGAAGATCGAGGACGCGCTCGAGCACGTGTCGGATGGCGTGGTCGGGTTGGACGCTGAGTTCCGCGTAGCGTACGCCAACGGGCGCGCCGAGCTCCTGCTGGGGAAGCGGTGCGCGGACCTGGTGGGGCAGGGGTGGTGGGAGATCTTTCCCTACTTGGTGGGCTCGCCGGCCGAGCGGGACCTGCGCGCGGTGGCCACGGGGCGGCTGGCCCGGCACTTCAAGGTCTTCCACCCGCCGCGCTACGCCTGGCACGAGGTGACGGCCATCCCCTCCGGCGACGGCATCCTCCTGGTGATGCGCGACGTCACCGACGTGACCCGCGCACGGCAGCAGGAGACGGTGCGCGAAGCGGTGCGCGAGGTGATCGACCTGGCGCCCGTGGCCATCAGCGTCATTCGCGGCCCCGACCACCGCGTGGAGATCGTGAACCAGTTCGCGCGGCAGCTGCTGGGTGGACGGGACCTGGAGGGGAAGACGGTCCGCTCGGTGCTCCCGGAACTGGAGGGTCAGGGGCTGTTCGAGATCCTGGACGGCGTGTACACCTCCGGCGAGCCGTTCCAGGGCAGCGAGGTCCCCATCGCCTTCGACCGCAACGGCGACGGAACCCTGCACCACGGGTTCTTCAACTTCAGCTACCAGCCCCTCTTCTCGGTGGACGGCCGGGTGAACGGCGTGCTGAGCGTGAGCGTGGAAGTGACCGATCTGGTGCTGGAGCGCTCGCGCCTGGAGCAGCGCGCCGCCGAGCAGGAGGCGGTGCTGTCCCGGCTCGGCGGCGGGTCGGACAGGAAGCAGCCGGCCTGA
- the glgX gene encoding glycogen debranching protein GlgX: protein MDIKVLPGSRSPLGATWDGEGVNFALFSENATDVEVCLYDPADHNVETARVRLRDTTAHVWHGYIPGLKPGQPYAFRVEGPYEPAQGLRFNPHKLVLDPYTRAVAGKVDWAPEVFGYPLGDPAEDMARDERDSSAQMPRGIVVDPAFDWKGDRRPRTPWHRTVIYEAHVKGLTALHPDVPEELRGTYAGVAHPAVVEHLKSIGVTALELLPIHDFVDDGYLIDKGLTNYWGYSTLNFFSPDARYSGSGDRGGQVNEFKEMVRALHAAGIELILDVVYNHTAEGNHLGPTLSFKGIDNPTYYRLMKDDPRFYMDYTGTGNSLNARHPQVIKLINDSLRYWVQEMHVDGFRFDLASTLAREEHAVDRLSSFFDVIHQDPVLSEVKLIAEPWDIGEGGYQVGNFPVLWTEWNGKYRDDVRTFWRSEPGTINEMAYRLTGSSDLYGDDGRKAYASINFITAHDGFTLHDLVSYNEKHNEANGEENRDGHDHNISYNFGAEGPTDDPAILAEREKQKRNFLATLLLSQGVPMICGGDEMGRTQNGNNNAYCQDNEISWLHWDLDENNQDLLEFTRRVATLRREHPVFRRRHFFQGRKIRGSELEDIRWLRPDGEEMTDEEWNSDVRAFAILLGGDAMMEWDEQGERVVDDTFLLLFNGAPEPAAFTLPGTPTPANWEVMVDTSRPAAEQEPRKQAPQSSLEMPGRSMMVLRRLEER, encoded by the coding sequence GTGGACATCAAGGTATTGCCGGGGAGCCGCTCCCCTTTGGGCGCTACGTGGGACGGCGAGGGAGTCAACTTCGCCCTCTTCTCCGAGAACGCGACGGACGTGGAGGTCTGCCTGTACGACCCGGCCGACCACAACGTGGAGACGGCGCGCGTTCGCCTGCGCGACACCACGGCGCACGTGTGGCACGGCTACATCCCGGGGCTGAAGCCGGGGCAGCCGTACGCCTTCCGCGTGGAGGGGCCGTACGAGCCGGCGCAGGGGCTGCGCTTCAACCCGCACAAGCTCGTCCTCGATCCCTACACCCGCGCCGTCGCCGGCAAGGTGGACTGGGCCCCGGAGGTCTTCGGCTACCCCCTGGGCGACCCCGCCGAGGACATGGCGCGCGACGAGCGCGACAGCTCCGCGCAGATGCCGCGCGGCATCGTGGTGGACCCGGCGTTCGACTGGAAGGGCGACCGGCGGCCCCGCACCCCGTGGCACCGCACGGTCATCTACGAGGCGCACGTCAAGGGACTCACCGCCCTGCATCCTGACGTGCCTGAGGAGCTGCGCGGCACCTACGCGGGCGTGGCGCACCCGGCCGTCGTGGAGCACCTCAAGTCCATCGGCGTCACGGCGCTGGAGCTGCTCCCCATCCACGACTTCGTGGACGACGGCTACCTGATCGACAAGGGGCTGACCAACTACTGGGGGTACAGCACCCTCAACTTCTTCTCGCCGGACGCGCGCTACTCCGGGAGCGGCGACCGCGGCGGGCAGGTGAACGAGTTCAAGGAGATGGTGCGGGCGCTGCACGCGGCCGGCATCGAGCTGATCCTGGACGTGGTGTACAACCACACCGCCGAGGGGAACCACCTGGGGCCGACGCTGTCGTTCAAGGGAATCGACAACCCCACGTACTACCGGCTGATGAAGGACGATCCCCGCTTCTACATGGACTACACGGGGACGGGCAACTCGCTGAACGCGCGCCACCCGCAGGTCATCAAGCTGATCAACGACTCGCTGCGCTACTGGGTGCAGGAGATGCACGTGGACGGCTTCCGGTTCGACCTGGCGTCCACGCTGGCGCGCGAGGAGCACGCGGTGGACCGGCTGTCGTCGTTCTTCGACGTGATCCACCAGGACCCGGTGCTCAGCGAGGTGAAGCTGATCGCGGAGCCGTGGGACATCGGCGAGGGCGGCTACCAGGTGGGGAACTTCCCCGTGCTGTGGACGGAGTGGAACGGCAAGTACCGCGACGACGTGCGCACCTTCTGGCGCAGCGAGCCGGGCACCATCAACGAGATGGCGTACCGCCTCACCGGCTCCAGCGACCTGTACGGCGACGACGGGCGCAAGGCGTACGCGAGCATCAACTTCATCACCGCGCACGACGGCTTCACGCTGCACGACCTGGTGTCGTACAACGAGAAGCACAACGAGGCCAACGGCGAGGAGAACCGCGACGGCCACGACCACAACATCTCCTACAACTTCGGCGCGGAAGGGCCCACCGACGACCCGGCGATCCTGGCCGAGCGCGAGAAGCAGAAGCGCAACTTCCTGGCGACGCTCCTCCTGTCGCAGGGCGTCCCGATGATCTGCGGCGGCGACGAGATGGGGCGCACCCAGAACGGCAACAACAACGCCTACTGCCAGGACAACGAGATCTCCTGGCTGCACTGGGACCTGGACGAGAACAACCAGGACCTGCTGGAGTTCACGCGCCGCGTGGCGACCCTGCGCCGCGAGCACCCGGTGTTCCGGCGCCGCCACTTCTTCCAGGGCCGCAAGATCCGCGGATCGGAGCTGGAGGACATCCGCTGGCTGCGCCCGGACGGCGAGGAGATGACGGACGAGGAGTGGAACAGCGACGTGCGCGCGTTCGCCATCCTGCTGGGCGGCGACGCGATGATGGAGTGGGACGAGCAGGGCGAGCGGGTGGTGGACGACACCTTCCTCCTTCTCTTCAACGGCGCACCGGAGCCGGCCGCCTTCACCCTTCCGGGCACCCCCACCCCCGCGAACTGGGAGGTGATGGTCGACACCAGCCGCCCCGCCGCGGAGCAGGAGCCCCGCAAGCAGGCCCCCCAGTCGTCGCTGGAGATGCCCGGCCGGTCGATGATGGTGCTGCGGAGGCTGGAGGAGCGGTAG
- the rocF gene encoding arginase, whose translation MNLEIVGALMDFGSGRRGVDMGPSAIRYAGLQERLEALGHTVTDRGNIGVPPSETLQTGDPKLKYLEPILSVCQRLADQVAESTRQESVTLVLGGDHAISLGSVSGATRGRNLGLIWLDAHGDFNTHETTPTGNIHGMPLAALCGIGHEHLVTLGGTADTTPKILPKNVAVVGARDLDTTERDLMREAGIAVYSMEAVDRYGIGEVIRRAIDSASLGTDGIYVSLDLDVIDPMYAPGVGTPVPGGLTYREAHLAAEMLAETGRIVGLDLVEVNPILDRSNATADLAVELALSALGKRVWGTV comes from the coding sequence ATGAATCTGGAGATCGTAGGCGCCCTGATGGATTTCGGTTCGGGGCGCCGTGGGGTGGACATGGGGCCGAGCGCAATTCGATACGCGGGGCTGCAGGAGCGGCTGGAGGCGCTGGGGCACACGGTTACGGACCGCGGCAACATCGGGGTGCCGCCCAGCGAGACGCTGCAGACGGGCGACCCCAAGCTCAAGTACCTGGAGCCGATCCTCTCCGTCTGCCAGCGGCTGGCGGATCAGGTGGCGGAGAGCACGCGCCAGGAATCGGTGACGCTGGTGCTGGGCGGCGACCACGCCATCTCGCTGGGGAGCGTGTCCGGCGCGACGCGCGGGCGGAACCTGGGGCTGATCTGGCTGGACGCGCACGGCGACTTCAACACGCACGAGACCACGCCCACCGGCAACATCCACGGAATGCCGCTGGCGGCGCTCTGCGGGATCGGGCACGAGCACCTGGTGACGCTGGGCGGCACCGCCGACACCACGCCCAAGATCCTCCCCAAGAACGTGGCCGTCGTGGGCGCGCGCGACCTGGACACCACCGAGCGCGACCTGATGCGCGAGGCCGGGATCGCCGTGTACTCCATGGAGGCCGTCGACCGCTACGGCATCGGCGAGGTCATACGCCGCGCCATCGACAGCGCGTCCCTGGGCACGGACGGCATCTACGTGAGCCTGGACCTGGACGTGATCGACCCGATGTACGCCCCCGGCGTGGGCACCCCGGTCCCGGGCGGCCTCACCTACCGCGAAGCCCACCTCGCCGCCGAGATGCTGGCCGAGACGGGCCGCATCGTGGGCCTGGACCTGGTGGAGGTCAACCCCATCCTCGACCGCAGCAACGCCACCGCGGACCTGGCGGTGGAGCTGGCGTTGTCGGCGCTGGGGAAGCGGGTTTGGGGGACGGTGTAG
- the cphA gene encoding cyanophycin synthetase: MPSDPRDLADGLRLRGVGALRGRSLWSPGPAAVAEVEEGELVGTTCAAVEGFAERLRTVLPSVEAGDGSTWPEVIARVASVLQAQAGSPPAFCRIAPAAGDDPAVLALGFDEEDLGIEALREAAAVVRECIRGESVRVDKVVKELRGVYARSHPGPTGSVLIAEARRRGIPVRRTPGDRVVQLGLGRNLRRLDAAMTDFTSVIATDITSDKHRTKEILERIGLAVPEGEVVTSLDDAVELAEDLGYPVLLKPLDANDGRGISGRLDTEAAVRAAWTIVVAEHPRVIVERFVTGRDHRVVVVDGRVVAVSERVPAHVVGDGTRSIRELAEEENRNPKRDPHDPASPLVPLPLDDLTERFLARTGRTLDSVPEAGEQVQLRGTANISTGGTSIDRTDEIHPRNRALCEFAAAAVGLDIAGVDVLTDDVGVPFDENCAAIIEVNASPGIRMHTDPDVGTPRDVPGAILDMLYPPGSETRIPVIAVTGTNGKTTTTRLIAHLFRHTGRRVGFTTTDGVYYQDVLLMEGDLTGPFAANVVLSDPRVDVAVLETARGGILKSGLGFESCDVGVVLNVSADHMGQRGIHTLEQLAEVKAVIAAAVAPGGHAVLNADDPLVLAMRSRTRGDVVLISIKGEENPAVAEHLASGGAAVTVEPEDGGESIVLRLGSERLPVVAVADVPLTMGGAARFQLENILAATAVAHAQAVPPVNIAEALRTFVPSRAATPGRLNVLPVRGGKVVVDYAHNPAGVRGLIDFVVRMDARRRIGVLSIAGDRRDEDMREIGSIFAALDHVVLKENEAYRRGRPVGDAMRILAEGLESGGLPPERYETVLDETEAISHALRMIGDGDVVVILAAEPEKVLEQVEGFG, translated from the coding sequence ATGCCGTCTGATCCGCGCGACCTGGCGGACGGGCTCCGGCTGCGCGGCGTCGGGGCCCTGCGCGGCCGCAGCCTGTGGTCGCCCGGCCCCGCCGCCGTCGCCGAGGTGGAGGAGGGCGAGCTCGTCGGGACGACGTGCGCGGCGGTGGAGGGCTTCGCGGAGCGGCTGCGCACCGTTCTCCCCTCCGTAGAGGCGGGCGATGGATCGACTTGGCCCGAGGTGATCGCGCGCGTGGCGTCGGTGCTCCAGGCGCAGGCCGGCTCGCCGCCTGCCTTCTGCCGCATCGCCCCCGCCGCCGGCGACGACCCCGCCGTGCTGGCGTTGGGCTTCGACGAAGAGGATCTCGGCATCGAAGCCCTGCGCGAAGCCGCCGCCGTGGTGCGCGAGTGCATCCGCGGCGAGAGCGTGAGAGTGGACAAAGTGGTCAAAGAGCTGCGCGGCGTGTACGCGCGCTCGCACCCCGGCCCCACCGGCTCGGTGCTGATCGCGGAAGCGCGCCGCCGCGGCATCCCGGTGCGTCGGACGCCCGGCGACCGCGTGGTGCAGCTCGGCCTTGGGCGCAACCTGCGGCGGCTGGACGCGGCGATGACGGACTTCACCAGCGTCATCGCCACCGACATCACCTCGGACAAGCACCGCACCAAGGAGATCCTGGAGCGCATTGGCCTCGCCGTCCCTGAGGGCGAGGTGGTCACCTCGCTGGACGACGCGGTCGAGCTGGCGGAGGACCTCGGCTATCCCGTCCTCCTCAAGCCGCTGGACGCGAACGACGGCCGCGGCATCTCGGGTCGGCTGGACACGGAGGCCGCCGTGCGCGCCGCGTGGACCATCGTCGTGGCCGAGCATCCGCGGGTGATCGTGGAGCGCTTCGTCACCGGGCGCGACCACCGCGTCGTGGTGGTGGACGGGCGGGTGGTCGCCGTCTCGGAGCGCGTCCCCGCACACGTCGTCGGGGATGGGACGCGCAGCATCCGCGAGCTGGCGGAGGAGGAGAACCGCAACCCCAAGCGCGACCCGCACGATCCCGCATCGCCCCTCGTCCCGCTCCCGCTGGACGACCTCACGGAGCGCTTCCTGGCGCGCACCGGCCGCACGCTGGACTCCGTTCCGGAAGCGGGGGAGCAGGTGCAGTTGCGCGGGACGGCGAACATCTCCACCGGCGGCACCTCCATCGACCGCACCGACGAGATCCACCCCCGCAACCGCGCCCTGTGCGAGTTCGCGGCGGCGGCGGTGGGGCTGGACATCGCTGGCGTGGACGTGCTGACGGACGACGTGGGCGTCCCCTTCGACGAGAACTGCGCGGCGATCATCGAGGTCAACGCGTCGCCCGGCATCCGGATGCACACCGACCCGGACGTGGGCACGCCGCGCGACGTTCCCGGCGCCATCCTGGACATGCTCTACCCGCCGGGCAGCGAGACGCGCATCCCGGTGATCGCCGTCACGGGGACGAACGGGAAGACGACGACAACGCGCCTGATCGCGCACCTCTTCCGGCACACGGGGCGGCGGGTCGGCTTCACCACCACGGACGGCGTCTACTACCAGGACGTCTTGCTGATGGAGGGCGACCTCACGGGCCCCTTTGCCGCCAACGTGGTGCTCTCCGATCCGCGCGTCGACGTGGCGGTGCTGGAGACGGCGCGCGGCGGCATCCTGAAGTCGGGGTTGGGCTTCGAGAGCTGCGACGTGGGCGTGGTGCTCAACGTGTCGGCCGACCACATGGGCCAGCGCGGCATCCACACGCTGGAGCAGCTCGCGGAGGTGAAGGCGGTGATCGCCGCCGCCGTCGCCCCCGGCGGCCACGCCGTGCTCAACGCGGACGATCCGCTCGTCCTCGCCATGCGCTCCCGCACCCGCGGCGACGTGGTGCTAATCTCGATCAAAGGTGAGGAGAACCCCGCCGTGGCCGAGCACCTGGCATCCGGCGGCGCGGCCGTCACCGTCGAGCCGGAGGATGGGGGGGAGAGCATCGTGCTGCGCCTGGGCTCGGAGCGGCTCCCGGTGGTCGCGGTCGCGGACGTGCCGCTGACGATGGGCGGCGCCGCGCGCTTCCAGCTCGAGAACATCCTGGCGGCGACTGCGGTGGCGCACGCGCAGGCCGTCCCGCCCGTCAACATCGCGGAAGCGCTGCGCACCTTCGTCCCCTCGCGCGCCGCGACGCCGGGGCGGCTGAACGTGCTGCCGGTGCGCGGCGGCAAGGTGGTGGTGGACTACGCGCACAACCCGGCCGGCGTGCGCGGCCTGATCGACTTCGTGGTGCGCATGGATGCGCGGCGGCGGATCGGCGTCCTGAGCATCGCCGGCGATCGGCGCGACGAGGACATGCGCGAGATCGGCTCCATCTTCGCCGCCCTGGACCACGTCGTCCTCAAGGAAAACGAGGCCTACCGCCGCGGACGCCCCGTCGGCGACGCGATGCGCATCCTGGCCGAAGGGCTTGAATCCGGCGGCCTCCCCCCCGAGCGCTACGAAACGGTGCTCGACGAGACCGAGGCCATCTCCCACGCGCTGCGCATGATCGGCGACGGCGACGTGGTGGTGATCCTGGCCGCGGAGCCGGAAAAGGTGCTGGAGCAGGTGGAGGGGTTTGGGTGA